TGTTTGGGATAAAGACATCAGTGAAACATAATTCagatattttgtctttttgatGCCCTTCTATCAAGGGCGTAAATGCCACCTGTACACCAAAATATTGTGTGGTGGGGCACATGAGCATCTTAAAGGGATGATATGACACGGCTCAAACGAATctcatggtttgttttagatgaagTGCAATGTTTATAcctgatttaaggttcaaaaacgttgtattttccacacaccgtgtatttgggtggtcttagtcaagtcataccaccagatttgacgtagatttgtgggggtgtggttactcgagtcgtttcaggcaggtctgggtgagcattcacttttagatagaatgcatcttttgttccgacacatacattttagcaattttaagtgtctaatacatgcatgggcaacttataacacactaaagacacagaaaaacacatatgacccctttaatcgTTTATATTGGTAGAAAATATACCGACATGAAACCCTTGATATTGTCCACGATTTGGACTACAGACTTGAATGACACTTCAAATTGTgttgttcaaaatgttttactgccagacaataaaaaaagaggACTTGTGATAACCACCTGGCCACGACACCCTAGCGACGAATTCCCGATGCACTACTCATTAGCACATTAGCAACACCTCCAGCATCATATCAGCAAAACTGGTTTGGGTTTGCAGTGTTTGATATAGTGGCAGATATGAGGTTTATTTTTGGTCTGATGTGTTTGAGTGTGATTTTGTCAGGTCTGTGTTTATATAACTGTGccctctctctgtgtttctgtgcgCTCTGTGGGTGTCACACGTTCTCTATTATTAAACTGTCTGGCTTTCTCTGCTCTACAGAGAATAACATATTACCACAGCAATTGATGTGTCCTCATGAATTGCTATTATAAACGCCATTTGGGTGAACGTGAAATTAATGATGTTTTCGGGGCTCTTTCTGTTGGTTTACACCCTTTCGTTCTTTGTGTCCATGGTGACAtgactttctatttttttctttctctctttgtctctcagGGCTCCTAAAGTCGggatgatgacagtattttttaaCGTGATCCGCACAGAGAAGCTGCTCGGCCTGTGGAAGGGGGTTTCACCGGTCagttatatttacattacaaattTACATTGAAGCATTTAGTAGATGTTTCAATCCGAAGTACATCAAATGATTTATCCTAAAAGAGAGAATATGAGATCTGATAGGTTTCAGTAGTTTTGAcagatgtttaataaaatacattgaaGAGTGAAAAAAACGTTTTAGAAGTTACTTGAAAATTGTGAGAGACACGGCTGATCAGGTAGACTTGGATTGTGTACCTTTGTAGAGAGAAAAGAGTTCATTGTTGGACACTCAATATTATTTGGTCTCCTCTCATAGTTTGATCTCACAACAGCATCAGTATTTTGATCTTGTCTGGCTGAAACGGAACATGGATGTATTAATTTGTCAAAGCAGATGCCATATTTATTTGGCGAAAACAAAGATGTGAGGGACAGAAATCTGCTTGTTATGTCAGGGTCACACCTGGGTTTTCATAACACAGTGTCTTTTTATTCCACACACCACTTTAACAACACAAATTGTCACCagacaaaatacatttcttgttattttttttccattgcgTAATATTCTCACCACCATTGAAATTTGAATCGATTtatctaaataaaatgaaatctaTGTTATTGTTGTCTAGATTAAACCAAACTTGCTAGACACCTGTTTGTGTTGATTGATGTAAAATCCATCCATAACAAAGTTTGTTTCTCTTGTCCTCCTGCAGTCGTTTATGCGCTGTATTCCTGGCGTAGGGATCTACTTCAGCACATTTTACTCGCTGAAGCAGCATTTCTTCCTGGATGGGTCTCCAAATGCAGGGGAGGCGGTGTTGCTCGGGGCGGGGGCTCGATGCGTGGCAGGTGTGGCCATGCTGCCCATCACAGTCATTAAAACTCGTTTTGAGGTGagattatgaaaaatgtaactGTTTTGATAagtaatttgcattttaaagaccTGTTATATGTCTTAAGagtatgttttgtatttttttcagagtGGGCGATACAACTATGCAAGTGTAGCTGGAGCCCTCAAAAGTGTGTGTCAGAAAGAGGGTCCGAGGGCTTTGTATTCTGGGCTCACGGCGACCCTGCTCAGAGACGCCCCATTCTCTGGGATATATGTCATGTTCTACAGTCAGGCCAAAAAAAGCTTACCACAGGGTGAGTTtatatgatataaatatttgtagTTTTCCTGAACATAATCaagatgaataaaaatgtgAGTTATTTAGAAGAATCTGGCATTGTTTACTAATGTCCCTCTCTCGGCTTCTGTCTCACTTAGAGATCAGCTCGTCATCTTTTGTCCCCCTGGTTAATTTCGGCTGTGGTGTGGTTGCTGGTATTTTGGCCTCTCTGGCCACTCAGCCAGCAGACGTGATAAAAACTCACATGCAAGTAAACCCAGCACTGTATCCCAGGACCAGCGATGCTGTACGCTTCGTTTATGCTGTAAGTATCAGAGGACAAGTTATTTACTTGCAATTCGCTAGTTGCAGAAGATGGCGCCAGTGAGCTTTTGGGACGCCAGAGGCGGCGGAGTAATTTCCGGTCGTATAATACTGTATGGGAAAAGCAGGATTTTGGGCCAGAAAATATGGGTGTTTTTTTTGATGAAAAAGAAGATAGTAATATATAAGCAATATGACAGATCCTCTTTACATTAATGAGCACTTCGTTAGCGCAAAACAACTCGATAGTATTATACGACTGGAAATTAGTCTGTGGACTCTGGAATCCTAAAAGCTCACTGgtgccatcttgtgcaactagcccattattttattgacatttgaaaatctttatgaaaataaaatgcagtCAGATACAAAATGAGAATTTTATTACCTTAAATTTCACATTAATTCTCTGATCTTGTGTTGgtctaaaaatataatataatacatagtaagaaaaaaaaagttatattacaGGCTAGCATGTTTCAGTTCCTCATAGAATACATCacattacaaacaataaatGCATTATGAATGTTGTTTAATTCGTTGACTTAACAGAGCTGTATAGTTGCAGATGGTGCAAAATATAGTGACTCGTCATCAACTGTTTGTTTCAGAAGCATGGGTTGAATGGGTTTTTTCGTGGAGCTGTTCCTCGTTCTGTCAGGAGAACCCTCATGGCTGCGATGGCCTGGACGGTGTATGAGCAGCTGATGGCTCGCATGGACCTGAAGTCTTAAAGATGCCTGGCAGACACGCTTTATCTGTTGACTTTCGTACCGTGTGTGATAGTTACAGAGTGTGTTTGACCTGATCAGACGATGACAGACCAATTTAATAGAACGAAAGCAGCTAGCGCT
This DNA window, taken from Triplophysa dalaica isolate WHDGS20190420 chromosome 6, ASM1584641v1, whole genome shotgun sequence, encodes the following:
- the slc25a38b gene encoding mitochondrial glycine transporter B isoform X1; the encoded protein is MQEKKDPQPKSASSPGKAHPALKAFMCGSLSGTCSTLLFQPLDLVKTRLQTLQNNMHPGAPKVGMMTVFFNVIRTEKLLGLWKGVSPSFMRCIPGVGIYFSTFYSLKQHFFLDGSPNAGEAVLLGAGARCVAGVAMLPITVIKTRFESGRYNYASVAGALKSVCQKEGPRALYSGLTATLLRDAPFSGIYVMFYSQAKKSLPQEISSSSFVPLVNFGCGVVAGILASLATQPADVIKTHMQVNPALYPRTSDAVRFVYAKHGLNGFFRGAVPRSVRRTLMAAMAWTVYEQLMARMDLKS
- the slc25a38b gene encoding mitochondrial glycine transporter B isoform X2; this encodes MQEKKDPQPKSASSPGKAHPALKAFMCGSLSGTCSTLLFQPLDLVKTRLQTLQNNMHPGAPKVGMMTVFFNVIRTEKLLGLWKGVSPSFMRCIPGVGIYFSTFYSLKQHFFLDGSPNAGEAVLLGAGARCVAGVAMLPITVIKTRFESGRYNYASVAGALKSVCQKEGPRALYSGLTATLLRDAPFSGIYVMFYSQAKKSLPQEISSSSFVPLVNFGCGVVAGILASLATQPADVIKTHMQVNPALYPRTSDAVRFVYAHGLNGFFRGAVPRSVRRTLMAAMAWTVYEQLMARMDLKS
- the slc25a38b gene encoding mitochondrial glycine transporter B isoform X3 yields the protein MEIVLAHPALKAFMCGSLSGTCSTLLFQPLDLVKTRLQTLQNNMHPGAPKVGMMTVFFNVIRTEKLLGLWKGVSPSFMRCIPGVGIYFSTFYSLKQHFFLDGSPNAGEAVLLGAGARCVAGVAMLPITVIKTRFESGRYNYASVAGALKSVCQKEGPRALYSGLTATLLRDAPFSGIYVMFYSQAKKSLPQEISSSSFVPLVNFGCGVVAGILASLATQPADVIKTHMQVNPALYPRTSDAVRFVYAKHGLNGFFRGAVPRSVRRTLMAAMAWTVYEQLMARMDLKS